A window of the Serratia sarumanii genome harbors these coding sequences:
- the fepG gene encoding iron-enterobactin ABC transporter permease translates to MSLPHTLHIGRPDGVINWRMPLRLLLVNLSLLALCLAMAVAALCYGTLQLSLEQVLAALSGEAPKNLVTVVTQWRLPRIAMALLLGAALGMSGAIFQSIIRNPLGSPDVIGFNMGAYTGALIAITLFNGGYYYIAGGALAGGILAALAIYLLAWRQGIAGFRLIIVGIAISAVLVSTNTWLIITASLERAMDAAMWQAGSLNGMTWQKAQPATAFIVLAAAAALLMGKRLQLLEMGDDTARALGVNAEGSRLWLMLFGVTLTAAVTATAGPISFIALAAPQIARRLAGQSSVTLTSSALMGAALLIGADVVSQHLFAPIQLPVGVVTVCIGGLYLIWLLIREARR, encoded by the coding sequence ATGAGTCTGCCCCACACGTTGCATATCGGCCGCCCGGACGGCGTCATCAACTGGCGCATGCCGCTGCGCCTGCTGTTGGTCAACCTTTCGCTGCTGGCGCTGTGCCTGGCGATGGCCGTTGCCGCGCTGTGCTACGGCACGCTGCAGCTTTCGCTGGAACAGGTCCTTGCCGCGCTCAGCGGCGAGGCGCCGAAAAATCTGGTCACCGTGGTTACCCAATGGCGCTTGCCGCGTATCGCCATGGCGCTGCTGTTAGGCGCCGCGCTCGGCATGAGCGGCGCCATCTTCCAGTCGATTATCCGCAACCCGCTCGGCAGCCCGGACGTGATTGGCTTTAACATGGGGGCTTACACCGGCGCGCTGATCGCCATCACCCTGTTCAACGGCGGCTATTACTACATCGCCGGCGGCGCGCTGGCCGGCGGCATTCTCGCCGCGCTGGCCATCTACCTGCTGGCCTGGCGGCAAGGCATCGCCGGCTTCCGGCTGATCATCGTCGGCATCGCCATCAGCGCGGTATTGGTCTCCACCAATACCTGGCTGATCATTACCGCCTCGCTGGAGCGCGCCATGGACGCCGCCATGTGGCAGGCCGGTTCGCTCAACGGCATGACCTGGCAGAAAGCCCAGCCTGCCACGGCGTTCATCGTGCTGGCGGCCGCGGCCGCGCTGCTGATGGGCAAACGGCTGCAGCTGCTGGAAATGGGCGACGACACGGCGCGCGCGCTGGGCGTGAACGCCGAAGGCAGCCGGCTGTGGCTGATGCTGTTCGGCGTCACCCTCACCGCCGCCGTCACCGCCACCGCCGGGCCGATTTCCTTCATCGCGCTGGCGGCGCCGCAGATCGCCCGCCGCCTGGCCGGCCAATCCTCGGTCACCCTGACGTCCTCGGCGCTGATGGGCGCGGCGCTGCTGATCGGCGCCGACGTGGTGTCCCAACATCTTTTCGCACCGATCCAACTGCCGGTCGGGGTCGTGACCGTCTGCATCGGCGGCCTGTACCTGATTTGGCTGCTCATCCGTGAGGCCCGCAGATAA
- a CDS encoding ABC transporter ATP-binding protein produces the protein MSHRLHASHLKLGYDNKIIADDLSVAIPDGAFTVIVGPNACGKSTLLRALCRLLKPSAGEVMLDGKNISSFATKALARELGLLPQTSIAPDSITVADLVSRGRYPHQSLLKQWTQADKQAVEAAMAATNVGQLADRSVDELSGGQRQRVWVAMALAQQTPLLLLDEPTTYLDIAHQIELLDLFRQLNREHGQTLIAVLHDLNHACRYADHIIAMRDGKIVAEGKPAEIITAELVERVFGMPCMIIDDPLSHTPLVIPRGRYHCDTPQA, from the coding sequence ATGAGCCACCGCCTGCACGCCTCGCACCTGAAGCTGGGCTACGACAATAAAATCATCGCTGACGATCTGAGCGTGGCGATCCCCGACGGCGCCTTCACAGTGATCGTCGGGCCGAACGCCTGCGGCAAATCGACGCTGCTGCGCGCCCTGTGCCGTCTGCTGAAACCCAGCGCTGGCGAGGTGATGCTGGACGGCAAAAACATCAGCAGTTTCGCCACCAAGGCGCTGGCGCGCGAGCTTGGGCTGCTGCCGCAAACCTCTATCGCACCGGACAGCATTACCGTGGCGGATCTGGTATCGCGCGGCCGCTACCCGCACCAGAGCCTGCTGAAACAGTGGACGCAGGCCGACAAACAGGCGGTGGAAGCCGCCATGGCGGCCACCAACGTCGGCCAGCTGGCGGACCGCAGCGTCGACGAGCTGTCCGGCGGGCAGCGCCAGCGCGTCTGGGTGGCGATGGCGTTGGCGCAGCAAACGCCGCTGCTGCTGCTGGATGAACCGACCACCTATCTGGACATCGCGCATCAGATCGAGCTGCTGGATCTGTTCCGCCAGCTCAACCGCGAGCACGGCCAAACCCTCATCGCGGTGCTGCACGATCTCAACCACGCCTGCCGCTATGCCGATCACATCATCGCTATGCGCGACGGCAAGATCGTGGCGGAGGGGAAACCGGCGGAGATCATCACCGCCGAGCTGGTGGAACGGGTATTCGGCATGCCGTGCATGATCATCGACGATCCGCTGTCCCACACGCCGCTGGTGATCCCGCGCGGCCGCTACCACTGCGACACGCCGCAGGCATGA
- the fes gene encoding enterochelin esterase gives MHSLHADGLVLNLLQRPDLGGEDWWRQVAELGTPLVESLPAAQVRVTFFWRDPWGDERRSPIKKVYVDINCVTDHHSPSPQSLERRPGSDIWWWQFTVREDWRGSYSFIPIETAQLPPAFTGDAAQRRQQQRQWWCSLFPLMRHDPLNPVAPHCSSRGFPLSAIHLPAAPDQSAWRALDAGQALPAASGRLQHFFWHSERLANRRNIWLYATGAGEDRPLVVLLDGQFWLHGIPIFSALDAETLNGRLPSALYLFIDVIDMARRAEELACNAAFWRAVQEELLPQVAARAPYSDDPQRTVVAGQSYGGLAALYAGLHWPQRFGCVLTQSGSFWWPHIEAMINPAEEYDADVGWLTEQVRRGLCAATPLRVFQEAGEGERDIHQVNRQMHRALVEAGHRVDYRVFAGGHDAVCWRGGLLDGLRALLAP, from the coding sequence ATGCATTCGCTTCATGCCGATGGCCTGGTGCTCAACCTGCTGCAAAGGCCCGATCTCGGCGGAGAAGATTGGTGGCGTCAGGTCGCGGAGTTGGGAACGCCGCTCGTCGAATCGCTGCCCGCAGCGCAGGTGCGCGTTACCTTTTTTTGGCGCGACCCGTGGGGTGATGAACGGCGCTCGCCGATTAAAAAGGTGTATGTCGATATCAACTGCGTGACCGACCATCACAGCCCTTCGCCACAGAGTCTGGAACGCCGGCCGGGTAGCGATATTTGGTGGTGGCAGTTCACTGTTCGCGAAGATTGGCGAGGCAGTTACAGTTTTATACCCATTGAGACGGCGCAACTGCCGCCCGCTTTTACCGGCGATGCGGCTCAGCGTCGGCAGCAGCAGCGTCAGTGGTGGTGTTCGTTGTTTCCGTTGATGCGCCATGATCCGCTCAATCCGGTGGCGCCACACTGCAGCAGCCGCGGCTTCCCGTTGTCTGCGATACATTTGCCGGCGGCGCCGGATCAATCAGCGTGGCGGGCGTTGGACGCCGGGCAAGCATTGCCCGCCGCGTCTGGGCGTTTGCAGCACTTCTTTTGGCACAGCGAACGATTGGCTAACCGACGCAACATCTGGCTGTACGCCACCGGCGCAGGGGAAGACCGCCCGTTAGTCGTACTGCTGGACGGGCAATTTTGGCTGCATGGCATACCGATTTTTTCCGCACTGGACGCCGAGACGCTTAACGGAAGGCTGCCGTCGGCGCTTTATCTGTTTATCGACGTGATAGACATGGCGCGGCGTGCGGAAGAATTGGCCTGCAATGCGGCTTTCTGGCGGGCGGTGCAAGAGGAGCTGCTGCCGCAGGTGGCGGCGCGTGCGCCTTACAGCGACGATCCGCAGCGCACGGTGGTGGCGGGGCAGAGTTACGGCGGGTTGGCGGCGTTGTATGCCGGGTTGCATTGGCCGCAGCGTTTCGGCTGCGTATTGACCCAGTCGGGTTCTTTCTGGTGGCCGCATATTGAAGCGATGATTAACCCGGCTGAGGAGTATGACGCCGACGTCGGCTGGTTGACTGAACAGGTGCGGCGGGGCTTGTGCGCCGCGACGCCGCTGCGCGTCTTTCAGGAAGCCGGTGAAGGGGAGAGGGATATTCATCAGGTCAATCGCCAAATGCATCGGGCGCTGGTGGAGGCGGGGCATCGGGTCGATTATCGCGTATTCGCCGGCGGGCATGATGCCGTCTGCTGGCGCGGCGGTTTGCTCGACGGATTGCGGGCGCTGTTGGCTCCCTAG
- a CDS encoding TonB-dependent siderophore receptor, producing MSEHPQNTANQPLRHPVAKLLLTSAMLLAPGVQAGTDNVERDITVVAGAQENVTAPLQGIVAKESAAGTKSAAPLVKTPQAITVVTRDQMDQQDAASVAQALRYSSGVVAEYRGTSNRSDEVIVRGFRYAPKYLDGLSYQSGQIDPWLLERVEVVRGPASVLYGQANPGGLVAMTSKRPVAQAIRKLQLSAGNLHQGEAAFDFGGALDEDAKLLYRLNGIAGTKETGIKDHKEKRFAIAPALTYIANEDTTFTLLTSYQKEPENGYRNFLPTSGVAIKSSAGYLPYDFNVSDPGFNQARREQTSFGYIFEHYINDVFSFQQNMRYTTVDERYKYLVFMSQAKNSTLLQRRPQKDIVKSHELGLDNQLKAQFSTGDVEHSVLTGLDYKWSKVNTQNWRGDSAGYFLDWTRPVYGMPVNESALPKVTDNRKVLDQLGVYLQDQMSYGGWNLLLSLRNDWTELRTQDMLRSSDSQQNDTKLTGRSGLLYAFDNGIAPYISYSTSFEPNLDTGAPGTDPFKPTTGEQTEIGVKFQPKNSNTLLTLALFDLTQKNVSSTNPVTKYKEQIGKVRSKGLEAEVHSQLTPAIALMAAYTYTDIVTKETYVDDQRGKTLVMVPTHAASAWGTYSFLQGPLKGFSTGAGVRYNGASQGNATNTYKVPAFTLYDWMARYELAEVAPSLAGAALQVNVNNLTDKHYVSSCGGVDACFYGSGRTVTATVSYSW from the coding sequence ATGTCAGAACACCCCCAAAATACCGCCAATCAACCTCTGCGTCACCCAGTCGCCAAGCTCTTGCTGACCTCAGCCATGCTGCTGGCGCCGGGCGTACAGGCCGGAACCGACAACGTTGAGCGTGATATCACCGTCGTCGCCGGCGCACAGGAAAACGTCACCGCGCCGCTGCAGGGCATCGTCGCCAAAGAAAGCGCGGCGGGAACCAAAAGCGCCGCGCCGTTGGTAAAAACGCCGCAGGCCATCACCGTCGTCACGCGCGATCAAATGGATCAGCAGGATGCGGCTTCCGTCGCTCAGGCGCTGCGATACTCCAGCGGCGTCGTGGCGGAATACCGCGGCACCTCTAACCGCAGCGACGAAGTGATCGTACGCGGCTTTCGTTACGCCCCAAAATATCTGGACGGCCTGAGCTATCAAAGCGGCCAGATCGACCCCTGGCTGCTTGAACGCGTTGAGGTGGTGCGCGGCCCGGCTTCTGTGCTGTACGGCCAGGCCAACCCGGGTGGGCTGGTGGCGATGACCAGCAAGCGGCCCGTCGCCCAGGCTATTCGCAAACTGCAATTGAGCGCGGGCAACCTGCATCAAGGAGAGGCCGCTTTCGACTTCGGCGGCGCATTGGACGAAGATGCCAAACTGCTGTATCGCCTTAACGGCATCGCCGGCACCAAAGAGACCGGTATCAAAGATCACAAGGAAAAACGCTTCGCCATCGCACCGGCGCTGACCTATATCGCCAATGAAGACACGACGTTCACCCTGTTGACCAGCTATCAAAAGGAACCGGAGAACGGCTACCGCAACTTCCTGCCGACCTCCGGCGTGGCGATCAAAAGCAGCGCCGGCTATCTGCCGTATGATTTCAACGTCAGCGATCCCGGTTTCAATCAGGCTCGCCGCGAACAAACCTCGTTCGGCTATATCTTCGAGCACTATATTAACGACGTTTTCTCTTTCCAGCAGAACATGCGTTACACCACGGTGGATGAACGTTACAAATATCTGGTGTTCATGTCGCAAGCCAAAAACAGCACGCTGCTGCAGCGCCGTCCGCAAAAAGATATCGTCAAATCCCATGAGCTGGGGTTGGATAACCAACTGAAAGCGCAATTCAGCACCGGCGACGTCGAGCACAGCGTGTTGACCGGCCTTGACTACAAGTGGAGCAAGGTCAATACCCAAAACTGGCGCGGCGACAGCGCGGGCTATTTCCTCGACTGGACTCGGCCGGTTTACGGCATGCCGGTCAACGAAAGCGCATTGCCGAAGGTCACCGATAACCGCAAGGTGCTGGACCAACTCGGCGTTTATCTGCAGGATCAGATGAGCTACGGCGGTTGGAATTTGTTGTTGTCGCTGCGCAACGACTGGACCGAGCTGCGCACTCAGGACATGTTGAGATCCAGCGACAGTCAGCAAAACGACACCAAGCTGACTGGCCGCAGCGGCCTGCTGTACGCCTTTGACAACGGCATTGCCCCGTACATCAGCTACAGCACATCGTTTGAACCCAACCTCGATACCGGCGCGCCGGGCACCGATCCGTTCAAGCCCACCACCGGTGAACAAACCGAAATCGGCGTGAAATTCCAGCCGAAGAACAGCAACACGCTGCTGACGCTGGCGTTGTTCGATCTGACGCAGAAAAACGTCAGCTCCACCAACCCGGTAACCAAATACAAGGAGCAGATCGGCAAAGTGCGCTCCAAGGGGCTGGAAGCCGAAGTGCATTCACAGCTCACCCCGGCCATCGCGCTCATGGCGGCCTACACCTATACCGACATCGTTACCAAAGAAACCTATGTCGACGATCAGCGCGGCAAGACGCTGGTGATGGTGCCGACGCACGCCGCCTCCGCCTGGGGAACCTACAGCTTCCTGCAAGGGCCGCTGAAAGGCTTCTCCACAGGCGCTGGGGTACGCTACAACGGCGCCAGCCAAGGCAATGCGACCAACACCTACAAAGTGCCGGCCTTTACGCTGTATGACTGGATGGCGCGCTACGAATTGGCAGAAGTGGCTCCGAGCCTGGCAGGCGCCGCGCTGCAGGTTAACGTCAACAACCTGACCGACAAGCATTACGTTTCGTCCTGCGGCGGCGTGGACGCCTGTTTCTACGGCAGCGGCCGCACCGTCACCGCCACGGTCAGCTACAGCTGGTAA
- a CDS encoding ABC transporter substrate-binding protein, with translation MKRKAITIGLLALAIAGGARANTLVYCSEGSPEGFNPQLFTSGTTVDASSAAIYNRLVDFKPGTVELQPSLAESWEVSEDGKRYTFHLRKGVAFQSNKYFTPTRDFNADDVIFSFMRQKDANNPYHKVSNGAYTNFESMEFGTLIDRIVKVDDNTVRFELSRAEAPFVADLGMYFATIFSAEYADAMLKAGTPQRVDNDPIGTGPFQLVQYQKDAKILYKAFDRYWEGKPKIDRLVFSITPDATVRYAKLQKNECQVMPFPNPADLARMRQDGNLQVMEKSGLNIGFLAFNTQKKPLDNVKVRQALALAVNKPAIIEAVFHGAGQPAKNLLPPTQWGSNAQLEDYPYSPERAKQLLQEAGLGQGFDIDLWAMPVQRPYNPNAKRMAEMIQADWAKIGVRAKIVTFEWGEYLQRIKNGEHQTALMGWTTANGDPDNFFGPLFTCASLGGSNSAKWCYKPFDQLILQAREENDHAKRVAMYQQAQVMMHDQMPALMIAHSTIFEPVRKEVKGYEIDPFGKHIFKQVSLEK, from the coding sequence ATGAAAAGAAAAGCAATAACGATCGGGCTGCTGGCGTTGGCGATTGCCGGCGGCGCGCGGGCCAATACGCTGGTCTACTGTTCCGAAGGCTCGCCGGAAGGCTTCAACCCGCAGCTGTTCACCTCCGGCACCACGGTGGACGCCAGTTCGGCGGCGATCTACAACCGGCTGGTGGACTTCAAACCCGGCACCGTCGAGCTGCAACCCAGCCTGGCGGAAAGCTGGGAGGTGAGCGAGGACGGCAAGCGCTATACCTTCCACCTGCGCAAGGGCGTGGCATTCCAGAGCAATAAATATTTCACGCCCACCCGCGATTTCAACGCCGATGACGTTATCTTCTCGTTTATGCGGCAAAAGGACGCCAACAACCCGTATCACAAGGTCTCCAACGGCGCCTACACCAACTTCGAGTCGATGGAGTTCGGCACGCTGATCGACCGGATCGTCAAGGTGGACGACAACACCGTGCGCTTTGAGCTCTCCCGTGCCGAGGCGCCGTTCGTCGCCGATCTGGGCATGTACTTCGCCACCATTTTTTCGGCGGAATATGCCGACGCGATGCTGAAGGCCGGTACGCCGCAGCGGGTGGACAACGATCCGATCGGCACCGGGCCGTTCCAACTGGTGCAGTATCAGAAAGACGCGAAAATCCTCTACAAGGCGTTCGATCGTTACTGGGAAGGCAAACCGAAGATCGACCGGCTGGTGTTTTCGATCACGCCGGATGCGACGGTGCGTTACGCCAAGCTGCAAAAGAACGAGTGTCAGGTGATGCCGTTCCCCAATCCGGCGGATCTGGCGCGCATGCGGCAGGACGGCAACCTTCAGGTGATGGAAAAATCCGGCTTGAATATCGGCTTCCTGGCGTTCAACACCCAGAAGAAACCGTTGGATAACGTCAAGGTGCGCCAGGCGTTGGCGCTGGCGGTCAACAAGCCGGCGATCATCGAGGCGGTGTTCCACGGCGCCGGCCAGCCGGCCAAGAATCTGCTGCCGCCGACCCAGTGGGGCAGCAACGCGCAGCTTGAAGATTACCCGTATTCGCCGGAGCGGGCGAAGCAGCTGTTGCAGGAGGCCGGGCTGGGGCAGGGGTTCGACATCGATCTGTGGGCGATGCCGGTGCAGCGGCCCTACAATCCCAACGCCAAGCGTATGGCGGAGATGATCCAGGCCGACTGGGCCAAGATCGGCGTACGCGCCAAAATCGTCACCTTCGAGTGGGGCGAATATTTGCAGCGGATTAAAAACGGCGAGCATCAGACCGCGCTGATGGGCTGGACCACCGCCAACGGCGATCCGGACAACTTCTTCGGGCCGCTGTTCACCTGCGCTTCGCTCGGCGGTTCGAACTCGGCGAAATGGTGCTATAAACCGTTCGACCAGCTGATCCTGCAGGCGCGCGAAGAGAACGATCACGCCAAGCGGGTGGCGATGTACCAGCAGGCGCAGGTGATGATGCACGATCAGATGCCGGCGCTGATGATCGCGCACTCGACCATCTTCGAACCGGTGCGCAAGGAAGTGAAAGGCTACGAGATTGACCCGTTCGGCAAACACATCTTCAAGCAGGTGTCGCTGGAGAAATAA
- the alsS gene encoding acetolactate synthase AlsS encodes MAQEKTGNDWQCGADLVVKNLEAQGVKHVFGIPGAKIDRVFDSLEDAPSIETVVVRHEANAAFMAAAVGRLTGKAGVALVTSGPGSSNLITGLATATSEGDAVVAFGGAVKRADSLKQTHQSMDTVSMFRPVTKYCAEVHAGSAISEVIANAFRRAEFGRPGASFVSLPMDIVNEPVSAPVLAGCRLPRMGAAAADDIQAAVKLIRQAKCPVLLLGLQASRPENSEAVRHLLYRTHMPVVGTYQAAGVIDVNHFARFAGRVGLFNNQPADQLLQKADLVVSVGYDPIEYDPCMWNSHGRLKLVHIDVLPADIDTCYRPDVELVGNISATLNMMTETFTEAVCVPPEVELILTDLGRQRTELAERAARRGGMPIHPLRIVKELQDIVSDDVTLCVDMGSFHIWIARYLYSFRARQLLISNGQQTMGVALPWAIGAALVRPGDKVVSISGDGGFMQSSMELETAVRLKNNIVHVIWVDNAYNMVEMQEVNKYQRKSGVEFGPIDFKAYAESCGAVGFAVQSVDDLRPMLRKAMAIQGPVVVAIPVDYADNYKLMAQMNFSQMI; translated from the coding sequence ATGGCACAGGAAAAAACAGGCAATGACTGGCAATGCGGCGCCGATTTGGTGGTGAAAAACCTGGAAGCGCAGGGCGTCAAACACGTTTTCGGCATTCCGGGCGCCAAGATCGATCGGGTGTTCGACTCGCTGGAGGACGCGCCATCGATTGAAACGGTGGTGGTGCGGCATGAGGCCAACGCGGCCTTTATGGCGGCGGCGGTCGGCCGCCTGACCGGTAAAGCCGGGGTGGCGCTGGTTACCTCCGGGCCGGGCAGCTCCAACCTGATAACCGGGCTGGCCACCGCCACTTCGGAAGGGGACGCGGTGGTGGCCTTCGGCGGGGCGGTGAAGCGCGCCGACAGCCTGAAGCAGACGCACCAGAGCATGGATACCGTCAGCATGTTCCGGCCGGTGACCAAGTATTGCGCCGAAGTGCATGCCGGTTCGGCAATTTCCGAAGTGATCGCCAACGCCTTTCGCCGCGCCGAGTTCGGCCGGCCGGGGGCGTCGTTCGTCAGCTTGCCGATGGATATCGTCAATGAACCGGTGAGCGCGCCGGTGCTGGCCGGCTGCCGCTTGCCGCGCATGGGGGCCGCCGCGGCGGACGACATTCAGGCGGCGGTGAAACTGATCCGCCAGGCCAAATGCCCGGTATTGCTGCTCGGCCTGCAGGCCAGCCGGCCGGAGAACAGCGAGGCGGTGCGTCATCTGCTGTACCGCACCCATATGCCGGTGGTCGGCACCTATCAGGCGGCGGGGGTGATCGACGTCAACCACTTCGCCCGTTTCGCCGGCCGCGTCGGCCTGTTCAACAACCAGCCGGCCGATCAGCTGTTGCAGAAGGCCGATCTGGTGGTCAGCGTCGGCTATGATCCGATCGAATACGATCCCTGCATGTGGAACAGCCACGGGCGGCTGAAACTGGTGCACATCGACGTGCTGCCGGCGGATATCGACACCTGCTATCGGCCGGACGTCGAGCTGGTGGGCAACATCAGCGCCACGCTGAACATGATGACCGAAACGTTCACTGAGGCGGTCTGCGTGCCGCCGGAGGTGGAGCTGATCCTCACCGATCTCGGCCGCCAACGCACGGAACTGGCGGAGCGCGCCGCGCGCCGCGGCGGCATGCCGATCCACCCGCTGCGCATCGTCAAGGAGCTGCAGGACATCGTCAGCGACGACGTAACCCTGTGCGTGGACATGGGCAGCTTCCATATCTGGATCGCCCGTTACCTGTACAGCTTCCGCGCCCGTCAGCTGTTGATCTCCAATGGCCAGCAAACCATGGGGGTGGCGTTGCCGTGGGCCATCGGCGCGGCGCTGGTGCGCCCTGGCGATAAAGTGGTGTCGATCTCCGGCGACGGCGGGTTCATGCAGTCGAGCATGGAGCTGGAGACCGCGGTGCGGCTGAAAAACAACATCGTGCACGTCATCTGGGTCGATAACGCCTACAACATGGTGGAGATGCAGGAAGTGAACAAATACCAGCGCAAATCCGGCGTGGAGTTTGGGCCAATCGACTTCAAGGCCTACGCGGAATCCTGCGGCGCGGTCGGTTTCGCCGTGCAGTCGGTGGACGATCTGCGGCCGATGCTGCGCAAGGCGATGGCGATCCAGGGGCCGGTGGTGGTGGCCATTCCGGTCGACTACGCCGACAACTATAAGCTGATGGCGCAGATGAACTTCAGCCAGATGATTTAA
- the budA gene encoding acetolactate decarboxylase, with the protein MNEKHGCACARHLAQGFARQSINAGEGEIYQISLMSALIDGVYEGETTIAELLKHGDFGLGTFNHLDGELIAFDQEIHQLRADGSARPAGLQQQTPFAVVTFFQPSVSQQFDRPITKAQLHQCIDEQVASPNLFCAVRVDGEFSHVETRTVPRQERPYRPMLEAIEEQPTFSFHQRRGTLVGFRSPDYMQGIGVAGYHEHFVTDDRSGGGHVLDYQLDHGRLQFGVITRLNLQLPHDADFLRANLCPEDLDRAIRSAEG; encoded by the coding sequence ATGAACGAAAAACACGGGTGTGCCTGTGCGCGCCATTTGGCGCAGGGTTTTGCCAGGCAGTCGATCAACGCCGGGGAGGGCGAAATCTATCAAATCTCGCTGATGAGCGCGCTCATCGACGGGGTCTACGAGGGTGAAACCACCATTGCCGAGCTGCTCAAGCACGGCGATTTCGGCCTCGGCACCTTCAATCACCTGGACGGCGAACTGATCGCTTTCGACCAGGAAATACACCAGCTGCGCGCCGACGGCAGCGCCCGGCCGGCCGGCCTGCAACAGCAAACCCCCTTCGCCGTCGTCACCTTTTTCCAGCCCAGCGTCAGCCAGCAGTTCGACCGGCCGATCACCAAGGCGCAGCTGCACCAGTGCATCGACGAGCAGGTCGCCTCGCCGAACCTGTTTTGCGCGGTGCGGGTCGACGGCGAGTTCAGCCACGTGGAAACCCGCACCGTGCCGCGCCAGGAGCGGCCCTACCGCCCGATGCTGGAGGCGATAGAAGAGCAGCCGACCTTCTCGTTCCATCAGCGGCGCGGCACGCTGGTTGGTTTCCGCTCGCCGGATTACATGCAGGGCATCGGCGTGGCCGGCTATCACGAACACTTCGTTACCGACGACCGCAGCGGCGGCGGCCACGTGCTGGACTACCAGCTCGATCATGGTCGTCTGCAGTTCGGCGTCATCACGCGTCTCAATCTTCAGTTGCCGCATGATGCGGATTTCTTGCGCGCCAACCTCTGCCCAGAGGATTTGGATCGCGCGATTCGTTCCGCCGAGGGCTAA
- a CDS encoding LysR family transcriptional regulator, which produces MNDARYVEHLPIFLDVARLGSFSAAARRLGMVPSSLVRHIDALESALGAALFVRSTRGLLLTDAGELLLTRAAALMTEITGLRAELSALNETPQGTLRISCLPTFGKTYVLPLLPTLAERYPQLSVDLDLTERQTDPTQERLDAALRIGEQKDSALYASRIATQRWVMCASPAYVARYGLPADLEALPQHRLIARYHKQQPACWAQILDAALMNRCTMALRCDDFTAQRQAALLGLGIAFLPNWVVGPDVQHGQLVQMLEDPRHEQQGIYLLRPMAKVSARLAAFTALLQQTLGQPPNWG; this is translated from the coding sequence ATGAATGACGCCCGCTATGTAGAACATCTGCCAATTTTTCTCGACGTCGCCCGCCTGGGCAGCTTTTCCGCCGCTGCGCGCCGGCTGGGCATGGTGCCCTCCTCGCTGGTGCGCCACATCGATGCCCTGGAAAGCGCGCTCGGCGCCGCGCTGTTCGTGCGCTCCACCCGTGGCCTGCTGCTGACCGACGCCGGCGAGCTGCTGCTGACGCGCGCCGCCGCGCTGATGACGGAAATCACCGGCCTTCGCGCCGAGCTGAGCGCGCTGAACGAAACGCCGCAGGGCACGCTGCGCATCAGCTGCCTGCCAACCTTCGGCAAAACCTATGTGCTGCCGCTGCTGCCGACGCTGGCGGAACGCTACCCGCAGCTGTCGGTCGACCTCGATCTGACCGAACGCCAGACCGATCCGACGCAGGAGCGGCTCGACGCCGCCCTCCGCATCGGCGAACAGAAGGACAGCGCGCTGTATGCCAGCCGCATCGCCACCCAACGCTGGGTGATGTGCGCCAGCCCCGCCTACGTCGCCCGCTATGGCCTGCCGGCCGATCTGGAAGCGCTGCCGCAGCATCGGCTGATCGCCCGCTACCACAAGCAGCAGCCGGCCTGCTGGGCGCAGATCCTCGACGCGGCGCTGATGAACCGCTGCACCATGGCGCTGCGCTGCGACGACTTCACCGCGCAGCGCCAGGCCGCGCTGCTCGGGCTCGGCATCGCCTTTCTGCCCAACTGGGTGGTGGGGCCTGACGTGCAGCACGGGCAACTGGTGCAGATGCTCGAAGATCCGCGCCATGAGCAGCAAGGCATCTATCTGCTGCGCCCGATGGCGAAGGTGTCCGCCCGGCTGGCGGCCTTCACCGCCCTGCTGCAGCAAACCCTCGGTCAGCCGCCCAACTGGGGGTAA